The Musa acuminata AAA Group cultivar baxijiao chromosome BXJ2-5, Cavendish_Baxijiao_AAA, whole genome shotgun sequence genomic interval AGTATCGGAGAAAGCCATTGGAATGGCTGTATGTGCACGGGTGGCCCATTAGTTTACGGATGGAGAAGCTCTTCCTCCGTGTGTGGGGATATGGCCATGCATTTCGTTTTGGTTCTAAAACGAAGCCTTCTCTCTCACATGTAGTTGAGCAGCTGCGTTTGATTCCACGGACTTTGGATTCGGCATTCATTCTAATGGATATGATGCAATATGCGTAATTATGATCCTTTCTATTTTAGTTATAAGCATATTAATATATAATAGGataaattattcaaataaaaCTTTTATATTCATAAATCTTTTTAGTTAGAATCCATTTTTTATTTATTCGcatctttttttttcctataaATATATTACCCTTGGCCTTTGCCCCAATTGACCATTGTCTCTCATCATCATCACTCGTAGTCTTCGGTCCTTGTTTGTCATTGTTGTTGTGCCCTTATCCATCGTTtcaattatcatttttatttgttgCTTTCATCCCTTGTTTGTCTCTGTATTGAAGATTGAGGTGAGTAACCTCTTGATAGAGTAATCGATGATGATCTAGTTGCATAAGCCAACCTTGAAGTCATCGTTGTTGTTCTCAACCTCCACTCCTCTCCAACATCTCACAATTATCTACTTACAATTCTCGAGATTTGATCACAAGTGTTTCACTATCACCCATCATAAATGTTGCTATTTGTCGGCATAACGAAGTCAGAGATACTCGTATCCTCACACATATTTATAATCCCTTATTTCTATAACAACTATAAATGAGAGACAGAAGAAGTGACTAGACAAAGGTGCGACAAATGAGGAGAACGATGTTACTAAATCCCCCTTTCATTATATCATTTCCATCATCGACCTTGACAAAGGGATAGCAAtaaagaatccaattagagacAAATGCATTGACAATAATAATGTTAATGTACTACTAGGCAATATTAAAGTCCTTAACTAGCACTCACAAGTTTTTATAGatgataataaaagaaaaaagaaaaaaaaaaacgagaATGGAAGAAAGTGGGAGGGGAGACGATGACAGAGACAAAAATAACCTACAGATAACGATGTATTTTAATAAAAAAGTATTTTATGAGAATAAATGAAAAAGAGGATGTTAACTGagaattaatgaaaaaatatatatatttaaaaaaatcctTAATAATATGCATGCATAGATTATGACAACAAAGTTTAAGTATATATCAAtagaaatttaaagaaaaaaaatgaagataaTCTCGTAAACTATGCAcccatattttttctttttgattcaaaagaattattaattttatttttaataaattaaataaatatttttattgaagGATCAGAGCCAATATAGATTTCTTCAAAATCTGATtcgaatataatataataaaaagtatttaatcgattctttttaatgaattAACTTATATCAATTTCAATTAAGTCTTCCTTAAAATACGACTACGGATGCGTTTCAAGTACAATACACGTACGTTGTCGTCTTGTACAAACATCAACCTCTGTTTTTGCTTCCCACTACCTCTCTCCCCCCTCCCCACCACCACTATCTATTCCCAAAACTCAATACCTCTCCAAAACCCCACCTATCTCCCCCCACTATCGCTTCCCAAAACTCACTCTTTTCTTCTGTTTCCATTGCCGTTCTCCGCTTCTTATCTCTCCCCACGCCTTCTTTCGTCGttccttctctcttttgtggAGTGAACCAATAGAGGGTGAAGGAGGGGAAGGATATACGATGGGGAAATATATGAGGAAAGCCAAACTTTCCGGCGAGGTGGCGGTCATGGAGGTCGCTGCCCACCAGCCCTCCCTCGGTGTCCGCACCCGCGCTCGGGcccttgctgctgccgccgccgccgcagcggCACAAGGCTCCTCCCTCGCCTACCTCGAACTCCGTAGTCGCCGCCTCGAGAAGCCCCTGCCTCTGGTTTCGGCATGCAAGCCCAAATCTAACCCTAGTCCAAAGCTTACCTCTCAGACGGCGAACCGTTCCTCGGCGTCGAATTCGCGGTCGGCGGGGTCCGTTCGGATGAGGAGGTGTTTGGACAGGGGCGAGGGTGCGTCGCCGGATGTGGAAGTGTCGTTCGGCGAGAACTTCCTCGAGTATGAATCGAGAGAAAGGTGGGTTTTTGCCGGATTCTTTGCCTAAAAAACTGAATTTTTTTAGCTAGGCTTCCCAAGCCTGATGCTTTTTGTCGGATCTTGTTTGGTTAgggttttgtttttttctttcttttccaagaAAGTTCTTTCTTTTGGTTCTTTTAGCAccgaaaaataaaattatatcaaaaatATAGGTTTTCATGTTTCAGTCTCTTGTGTAGTTTCTTCCAACTTTTATGCTTGAAATCGAAATTGATGGGGTTTGATCATTCCATACAGCTGTTCTTTCTTCGTTCTTGGTGTGTGCTACCT includes:
- the LOC103984434 gene encoding cyclin-dependent kinase inhibitor 5, translating into MGKYMRKAKLSGEVAVMEVAAHQPSLGVRTRARALAAAAAAAAAQGSSLAYLELRSRRLEKPLPLVSACKPKSNPSPKLTSQTANRSSASNSRSAGSVRMRRCLDRGEGASPDVEVSFGENFLEYESREREMTPCSSIRDSATAVTPGSTTRSSYSIAGHRRMQNPMPQNFPTDCEMEEFFMGLEKLQQQIFIEKYNYDPVNDHPLPGRYEWVEIDS